One Streptomyces fagopyri DNA window includes the following coding sequences:
- a CDS encoding copper homeostasis protein CutC → MPGRGQPGTDGQVPRPALEIAVTSPAGARVALDHGADRVELCTGLELGGLTPSAALVEAVAAVGLPVQVLVRCRPGDFVHDAEETALMVAEVRSVIASGASGVVVGALTADGSLDTAAVTRLAAAAHDAGRPVEVTLHRAIDLSADPVATAALLPALGLTRVLTSGGAPAAGQGLTRLAAMVEAAPGVQVMAGGGVSPGDIPALTAAGVAAVHLSAKRRAEPRRGAAWIPLGASSASAEQDTHFVTDPAVVAEARRMLETRTAY, encoded by the coding sequence ATTCCCGGACGCGGGCAGCCCGGCACGGACGGACAGGTACCACGGCCCGCACTGGAGATCGCCGTCACCTCACCGGCCGGCGCCCGTGTCGCCCTCGACCACGGAGCCGACCGCGTCGAACTCTGCACCGGTCTGGAACTGGGCGGTCTGACCCCGTCTGCCGCCCTGGTCGAGGCGGTCGCCGCCGTGGGCCTGCCGGTTCAGGTGCTGGTCCGCTGCCGACCGGGCGACTTCGTCCACGACGCCGAGGAGACCGCCCTGATGGTCGCCGAGGTGCGCTCCGTGATCGCCTCCGGAGCCTCCGGCGTGGTCGTCGGCGCGCTCACCGCCGACGGCAGCCTCGACACCGCTGCCGTCACCCGCCTCGCCGCGGCGGCTCACGACGCGGGCCGCCCTGTCGAGGTGACACTGCACCGCGCGATCGACCTGTCCGCGGACCCGGTCGCCACCGCCGCGCTGTTGCCCGCCCTGGGGCTCACCCGGGTGCTCACCTCCGGCGGCGCCCCGGCCGCCGGGCAGGGGCTGACCCGCCTCGCCGCCATGGTCGAAGCCGCGCCCGGTGTACAGGTGATGGCGGGCGGCGGGGTGAGTCCCGGCGACATCCCGGCCCTGACCGCCGCCGGGGTGGCCGCCGTCCACCTCTCGGCGAAGCGTCGCGCCGAACCCCGGCGCGGGGCCGCGTGGATACCCCTCGGTGCCTCCAGCGCGTCCGCCGAGCAGGACACCCACTTCGTCACCGACCCGGCAGTGGTCGCCGAGGCCAGGAGAATGCTGGAGACGCGGACGGCGTACTGA
- a CDS encoding family 78 glycoside hydrolase catalytic domain, whose product MLSFVVAASGLGATPGAAAVSVPDLRQSLDANGASLVVSGLEVEHQVQPLGVDVPRPRLNWQVAPGRGAAGRTTVGQVAYEVEVSTSQGGKGEVWDSGRVRSSRSFDVTYGGPALTSRTRYYWHVRVWDGAGKASPWSDEARFETAFVNPGDFRGTWIGAHAKAPALRLDDANWIWYPEGNPSDSAPAGSRYLRRTFDLPAEARISTAEMQLTADDRFTLFVNGTEVTSSARVADSWRTASIVDIAPYLRTGANVLAVEATNTNQGPAGALGSLHFEGAGSPADVVTDDSWKASDSADDGWEQPGYDDAAWPHAIEAAPYGSGPWGRSVSAPPAPETLLRDEFTAGKPVASARAHIAGLGYNKLYLNGRRIGDRELEPGFTVYDKTVLYSTYDVTDALRTGGNAIGVSLGRGFYAMTNPDEWKASSWWGEPKLKLELDITYTDGSHQQVLSDSGWKVSDGPTTTQSLWFGETYDARAEQPGWDRPGFGDATWRPALSVDGPKGTLRSESFPPIKVTDHLKAERTTTPAEGTHVYDYASPTAGWARIGVQGPAGATVTVTYGEKLRADGTVDNTGAYGMALQTYSYTLRGDGVEHYQPSYSYAGFRYAQVVVPQGVTLKSVDGMRVHTAVASTGGFTSSSDLLNRYQDAQADTILNNLHSIPTDTPMYEKRPYTADGFLYADSAIANFDMRNFYENWMRSHRDDQNEDGSIGPTVPTTESGKQVKDPIWSASYILGTWDLYWYYGDTEAVADNYDGMKAWLAYYEHDISGTGGIYTGFSYGDWLSPEGANAPEGTRLSGTAYIYLTATRLATMAEALGHDADARHFDAFAAKVKDTFNATFYSPDKEAYYDNEAAGYRQTSNLLPLSFGLVPKEHRRAVVDNLVADIHTRGDHLDTGALGTKVLLPVLTEAGHADLAYTVATNPTYPGWGYWFEGLGATTMWEEWNANSRSHDHAFTGTVDDWLYQGVAGIEATAPGYTKMTIRPHVVGDLTHASAHVQSPLGRITSSWTRTRGHFTLRVDVPVGATAEVLVPVSGRQAVHAPATATAGEHKAGYAHFTVGAGSHLFRVTG is encoded by the coding sequence ATGCTGTCTTTCGTAGTGGCCGCGTCAGGGTTGGGGGCGACGCCCGGGGCGGCGGCGGTGTCCGTTCCCGATCTCCGACAGAGCCTGGACGCGAACGGGGCATCGCTCGTGGTGAGCGGGCTCGAAGTCGAGCATCAGGTCCAGCCGTTGGGTGTCGACGTCCCCCGGCCGAGGCTGAACTGGCAGGTGGCCCCAGGGCGTGGCGCGGCCGGTCGCACCACGGTCGGGCAAGTGGCGTACGAGGTCGAGGTGTCGACGTCGCAGGGCGGCAAGGGAGAAGTGTGGGACAGCGGGCGTGTGCGCTCCTCCCGGTCCTTCGACGTGACGTACGGCGGTCCCGCTCTCACGTCACGTACGCGCTACTACTGGCACGTACGGGTCTGGGACGGTGCGGGGAAGGCGTCGCCATGGAGTGACGAAGCGCGATTCGAGACGGCCTTCGTCAACCCTGGTGATTTCCGAGGCACTTGGATCGGGGCGCACGCGAAGGCGCCCGCGCTGCGGCTGGATGACGCGAACTGGATCTGGTATCCCGAAGGCAACCCGTCCGACTCGGCTCCCGCCGGTTCGCGCTACCTGCGCCGGACCTTCGACCTGCCCGCCGAGGCGCGGATCAGCACGGCGGAGATGCAGCTCACCGCCGACGACCGCTTCACCCTGTTCGTCAACGGTACCGAGGTGACGAGTTCCGCGCGCGTCGCGGACTCCTGGAGGACCGCGAGCATCGTCGACATCGCCCCGTACCTGCGCACAGGCGCCAATGTGCTGGCGGTGGAGGCGACCAACACCAATCAGGGGCCGGCGGGCGCACTCGGAAGCCTGCACTTCGAGGGGGCGGGATCACCGGCCGACGTCGTCACCGACGACAGCTGGAAGGCCTCGGACTCCGCGGACGACGGGTGGGAGCAGCCCGGGTACGACGACGCGGCGTGGCCGCACGCCATCGAGGCCGCCCCCTACGGATCCGGTCCCTGGGGCCGGTCGGTGTCGGCTCCGCCCGCGCCCGAGACACTGCTGCGGGACGAGTTCACCGCGGGCAAACCCGTCGCCTCGGCACGAGCCCATATCGCGGGCCTCGGCTACAACAAGCTCTACCTGAACGGCCGGCGCATCGGCGACCGGGAACTCGAACCCGGATTCACGGTGTACGACAAGACCGTCCTGTACTCGACGTACGACGTCACGGACGCGCTGCGTACCGGCGGCAACGCCATCGGGGTCAGCCTGGGCCGCGGTTTCTACGCGATGACCAACCCGGACGAGTGGAAGGCGTCTTCGTGGTGGGGCGAGCCCAAACTCAAGCTGGAGCTCGACATCACCTACACCGACGGCAGTCACCAGCAAGTGCTCAGCGACAGCGGGTGGAAGGTGTCCGACGGGCCGACGACCACGCAGTCGCTCTGGTTCGGAGAGACCTACGACGCCCGCGCGGAGCAGCCCGGCTGGGACCGCCCCGGCTTCGGGGACGCCACCTGGCGCCCCGCGCTGAGCGTCGACGGGCCCAAGGGCACGCTCCGCTCGGAGAGCTTCCCGCCCATCAAGGTCACCGATCACCTGAAGGCCGAGCGGACCACCACCCCGGCTGAGGGCACCCACGTCTACGACTACGCGAGTCCCACAGCCGGTTGGGCGCGCATCGGCGTCCAGGGTCCCGCCGGGGCGACGGTCACCGTCACCTACGGCGAGAAGCTGCGGGCCGACGGCACGGTCGACAACACCGGTGCCTACGGGATGGCGTTGCAGACCTACTCGTACACCCTCAGGGGTGACGGGGTGGAGCACTATCAGCCGAGCTACAGCTACGCCGGTTTCCGCTACGCCCAGGTCGTCGTCCCCCAAGGCGTCACCCTCAAGTCGGTAGACGGGATGAGGGTCCACACGGCGGTGGCGTCCACCGGTGGCTTCACCAGTTCGAGCGACCTGCTGAACCGCTACCAGGACGCCCAGGCCGACACGATCCTCAACAACCTGCACTCGATCCCGACCGACACACCCATGTACGAGAAGCGCCCCTACACGGCCGACGGCTTCCTTTACGCGGACTCGGCGATCGCGAACTTCGACATGCGCAACTTCTACGAGAACTGGATGCGCTCGCACCGCGACGACCAGAACGAGGACGGCTCGATCGGCCCCACCGTGCCCACCACCGAGTCGGGCAAGCAGGTCAAGGACCCCATCTGGTCGGCGAGTTACATCCTCGGCACCTGGGACCTGTACTGGTACTACGGCGACACCGAGGCGGTGGCCGACAACTACGACGGCATGAAGGCCTGGCTGGCGTACTACGAGCACGACATCAGCGGCACCGGCGGCATCTACACCGGCTTCAGCTACGGCGACTGGCTCTCCCCGGAAGGCGCCAACGCCCCTGAGGGCACCCGGCTCTCAGGAACCGCGTACATCTACCTCACCGCGACACGGCTCGCGACCATGGCCGAGGCGTTGGGCCACGATGCCGACGCGCGGCACTTCGACGCCTTCGCGGCCAAGGTCAAGGACACCTTCAACGCCACCTTCTACAGCCCGGACAAGGAGGCCTACTACGACAACGAAGCCGCCGGATACCGGCAGACGTCGAACCTGCTCCCGCTGAGCTTCGGTCTGGTGCCGAAGGAGCACCGCCGAGCCGTGGTCGACAACCTCGTCGCGGACATCCACACCCGCGGCGACCACCTGGACACCGGCGCTCTCGGGACCAAGGTGCTCCTGCCGGTCCTCACCGAGGCCGGCCACGCCGATCTGGCGTACACGGTGGCCACCAACCCGACCTATCCCGGCTGGGGATACTGGTTCGAGGGACTGGGTGCCACGACCATGTGGGAGGAGTGGAACGCCAACTCGCGCTCGCACGACCACGCTTTCACGGGAACGGTGGACGACTGGCTGTACCAGGGTGTCGCCGGCATCGAAGCCACCGCACCCGGCTACACGAAGATGACGATCCGACCCCACGTCGTCGGTGACCTGACGCACGCATCCGCCCATGTCCAGTCACCACTCGGCCGGATCACCTCGTCGTGGACACGGACGCGGGGACACTTCACGCTCCGGGTCGACGTACCGGTGGGGGCGACCGCGGAGGTCCTCGTCCCGGTCAGCGGCCGACAGGCGGTGCACGCGCCCGCGACCGCGACGGCCGGCGAACACAAGGCCGGGTACGCCCACTTCACCGTGGGCGCGGGGAGCCACCTGTTCCGCGTGACGGGATAG
- a CDS encoding CU044_5270 family protein has product MRRDRRCPGNPRRHAAAAALATSGGVVARLPDGHSDGGREVLSAKASAAALELAAATVAKNDGTEPSAKQWVYEKSTFLDGSRPQTSEQWTRWDGTGDARLPGIPGGGSTKGFDPNRLQVWYGPDQEEKWKERGYDDRSQRQFYRFLATLPSDPDQMMRRILKEHAIGAVKGETRAEHDRRELNVLFRSLLVPPKVQAGMFRALTKIPGTPRPEDLRLPGEDRPRRREGDNNPWEAKGFFMGASAPTSVIPTHRRHRSMPLRSPAHARFAGSATSPNQQEAVDVEAGRVVDGDAAETGRTIRSPRSRGTRNASLTRLAQLKTKGPGDWAAVDVQVTVMPKMTIFSEPL; this is encoded by the coding sequence CTGCGCCGAGATCGCCGATGCCCTGGAAATCCCCGTCGGCACGCGGCCGCCGCGGCCCTTGCGACATCCGGTGGCGTCGTTGCGCGACTGCCTGACGGGCACTCCGACGGCGGACGTGAGGTGCTGTCCGCGAAGGCTTCCGCTGCCGCACTGGAGCTGGCGGCGGCCACCGTGGCGAAGAATGACGGCACCGAACCGTCGGCGAAGCAGTGGGTGTACGAGAAGAGCACGTTCCTCGACGGGAGCAGGCCCCAGACATCCGAGCAGTGGACCCGCTGGGACGGCACGGGGGACGCCAGGCTGCCCGGGATTCCCGGAGGGGGTTCCACCAAGGGGTTCGATCCGAACAGGCTCCAGGTCTGGTACGGACCCGACCAGGAGGAGAAGTGGAAGGAGCGGGGCTACGACGATCGCTCTCAGCGTCAGTTCTACCGATTCCTCGCCACTCTGCCGAGCGACCCGGACCAGATGATGCGACGGATCCTCAAGGAACATGCCATCGGCGCCGTCAAGGGCGAGACGCGGGCGGAACATGACCGGCGGGAGCTCAACGTCCTCTTCCGATCCCTCCTTGTCCCGCCGAAAGTACAGGCAGGAATGTTCCGGGCACTGACCAAGATCCCCGGGACTCCTCGACCCGAAGACCTACGCCTACCTGGGGAAGATCGACCACGTCGGCGGGAGGGTGACAACAACCCCTGGGAGGCAAAGGGCTTCTTCATGGGCGCCTCCGCTCCGACGAGCGTGATCCCTACCCATCGCCGTCACCGTTCGATGCCCCTCCGCTCCCCCGCACATGCGAGGTTCGCAGGCTCAGCCACCTCTCCGAACCAGCAGGAAGCCGTCGACGTAGAGGCTGGCCGAGTAGTCGACGGGGATGCCGCAGAAACCGGAAGGACCATCAGATCCCCCCGTTCCCGCGGCACCCGGAACGCATCACTCACTCGGTTGGCTCAGCTGAAGACGAAGGGTCCAGGCGACTGGGCGGCGGTCGACGTGCAGGTGACGGTGATGCCGAAGATGACCATCTTCAGCGAGCCCTTGTAG
- a CDS encoding NmrA family NAD(P)-binding protein, translating into MATVLVTTANGETGRPMVDRLIEEGFHVRAMVRTDDERAQRLRDKGAEVAFGSLLDFREVRAALKGVQRAYFNYPVGEGLVEAAVMFAQAAREQDLDLVVNMSHIQSRHDARSKATQNHWLSEQVFNWSGVPATHLRNGFFMQWLLYISGLIRYGRYVMPFNADSRFAPIAGSDIALTAAKIFTRPEEHAGGVYTLTGPVEYSHEELAAEVGRVLGRDLPFEQVTVTTFLELIGEPGDTAKLKHFEAVTIDQQEGRLAGVTDTAPRITGQSLQTVEEFVNEHRSRFELPYAVTTG; encoded by the coding sequence ATGGCCACGGTCCTGGTCACGACGGCGAACGGTGAGACCGGCCGACCCATGGTCGATCGCTTGATCGAAGAGGGTTTTCACGTACGGGCGATGGTCCGTACGGACGACGAGCGGGCGCAGCGACTGCGGGACAAGGGTGCCGAGGTCGCCTTCGGGAGCCTCCTGGACTTCCGTGAGGTGCGCGCGGCTCTGAAGGGCGTACAGCGCGCGTACTTCAACTACCCGGTCGGCGAGGGTCTGGTGGAGGCAGCCGTGATGTTCGCGCAGGCTGCCAGGGAACAAGACCTCGACCTCGTAGTGAACATGTCGCACATCCAGTCGCGTCACGACGCGCGCAGCAAGGCGACGCAGAACCACTGGCTGTCCGAGCAGGTCTTCAACTGGTCCGGAGTGCCCGCGACGCACCTGCGGAACGGGTTCTTCATGCAGTGGCTGCTCTACATCTCCGGGCTGATCCGTTACGGCCGTTACGTCATGCCCTTCAACGCCGACAGCCGCTTCGCGCCGATCGCCGGCAGTGACATCGCACTGACCGCGGCCAAGATCTTCACTCGACCTGAAGAACACGCCGGCGGGGTCTACACCCTCACCGGTCCGGTCGAGTACAGCCACGAGGAACTCGCGGCCGAGGTCGGCCGGGTCCTGGGCCGCGACCTCCCGTTCGAGCAGGTGACCGTGACGACGTTCCTGGAGCTGATCGGCGAGCCCGGTGACACCGCCAAGCTGAAGCACTTCGAGGCGGTCACCATCGACCAGCAGGAAGGCCGCTTGGCCGGCGTCACCGACACCGCCCCCCGCATCACCGGACAGTCCCTCCAGACGGTCGAGGAGTTCGTCAACGAGCACCGCTCACGCTTCGAACTCCCCTATGCCGTAACCACAGGCTGA
- a CDS encoding ROK family transcriptional regulator, producing MTEISARDRKSTKGVSPKGAVPKSATLATRVLELVASGQASSRAELAQLLGTAPSTISLTVAELVERGLIAEEGTQSSTGGRPRRVLRAGSTDEYAVAADVGGRHARIGVVLPGNGVRDVANVPFEIADGPEAALPRLAEHLESLADRRGRDRLRGVGLSLPGPVDVTAGAVVLPSRMPGWNRFPVAAWLEERFGVPAVVDNDANCMAVGEQSVRPAEHRRTITVKIGSAIGAGVIIDGGLYRGATGAAGDITHIRIDGGADIPCSCGNTGCLETVASGAALVRILRERGLDVTSTEDVVQLATDADPEATRAVRRAGDHLGQVLAANVNFFNPDAVYLGGILSTLEPFIAAVRSQLYESCHPLVTEHLTIERAALGADAGLAGVGLFALQRALARALGEAGGTGTDRFPTAAPPRSG from the coding sequence ATGACTGAAATAAGTGCACGGGACCGCAAGAGCACCAAGGGCGTGTCCCCGAAGGGCGCCGTGCCGAAGAGCGCGACGCTCGCCACGCGGGTCCTCGAACTCGTCGCATCGGGGCAGGCGTCGTCCCGCGCCGAACTCGCGCAACTCCTCGGCACGGCCCCCTCGACCATCTCCCTCACCGTGGCCGAGCTGGTCGAGCGCGGGCTCATCGCCGAGGAGGGCACCCAGTCCTCGACCGGGGGCCGCCCCCGCAGGGTGCTCAGGGCGGGCAGTACCGACGAGTACGCCGTCGCGGCCGACGTCGGCGGCCGGCACGCCCGGATCGGTGTGGTGCTCCCGGGCAACGGCGTCCGCGACGTCGCCAACGTCCCCTTCGAGATCGCCGACGGTCCCGAGGCCGCCCTGCCGAGACTCGCCGAGCACTTGGAGTCCCTCGCCGACCGGCGGGGACGCGACCGGCTCCGGGGCGTCGGACTCTCCCTGCCCGGGCCGGTGGACGTGACCGCCGGCGCCGTCGTCCTGCCCTCCCGGATGCCCGGCTGGAACCGGTTCCCGGTCGCCGCCTGGCTGGAGGAGCGCTTCGGGGTCCCGGCCGTCGTCGACAACGACGCCAACTGCATGGCGGTCGGCGAGCAGAGCGTCAGGCCCGCCGAGCACCGACGGACGATCACGGTGAAGATCGGCTCGGCGATCGGCGCCGGCGTCATCATCGACGGCGGCCTCTACCGGGGCGCCACCGGAGCCGCCGGCGACATCACCCACATCCGTATCGACGGCGGAGCCGACATCCCCTGCTCCTGCGGCAACACCGGCTGCCTGGAGACCGTGGCCTCCGGCGCCGCGCTCGTCCGCATCCTGCGCGAACGGGGCCTCGACGTCACCAGCACCGAGGACGTGGTCCAGCTCGCCACCGACGCCGACCCGGAAGCCACCCGCGCCGTCCGCAGGGCCGGCGACCACCTCGGCCAGGTGCTCGCCGCCAACGTCAACTTCTTCAACCCGGACGCCGTCTATCTCGGCGGCATCCTCTCCACCCTCGAACCGTTCATCGCCGCGGTGCGCAGCCAGCTCTACGAGAGCTGCCATCCGCTGGTGACCGAACACCTCACCATCGAGCGGGCGGCCCTCGGCGCCGACGCGGGACTGGCCGGAGTCGGGCTGTTCGCCCTGCAGCGCGCCCTGGCCCGTGCTCTGGGTGAGGCCGGAGGCACCGGCACGGACCGGTTCCCCACCGCCGCGCCCCCAAGAAGTGGCTGA
- a CDS encoding M81 family metallopeptidase translates to MSHTRTAHARPVIAVAGLGIESSTFSPARTEAPAFHPSRGAEVLERYPFLAPGEELREAAEWHGALVGKSLPGGTVTAAAWTALTDELIERLAALPRLDGLWYDIHGAMTVEGIDDAEAVLLERVRATVGPDVIVSTSMDLHGNVSRELAHRSDLITCYRMAPHEDHMETKERAVRNLVELLVSGGPRPVKAWVPVPVLLAGEQTSTRIEPAKSVYAAVDEVEAADGVTDAAIWVGYAWADEPRNRAVVVVTGDDTAAVSAGAERLARGFWDARHDFDFVAPTGTYDELLDEALATDLRPYFISDTGDNPTAGGAGDVTWGLTRLLERPEFQKEDGPTVIYASVPAPAAIETAVAAGIGATVTVTAGAEVDDRHAGPVTLTGVVHAIRHGDRDAETEVVIRVGSVYAILTRLRKPYHHEHDFTDLDLEPRSADIVIVKIGYLEPELFDMSVGWKMALTPGGVDQDLVRLGHRRIRRPMFPFDRDMAAPDLTARVIPASDQPLTGGDE, encoded by the coding sequence ATGTCGCACACCCGCACCGCCCATGCCCGCCCGGTCATCGCCGTCGCCGGCCTCGGCATCGAGTCCTCGACCTTCTCTCCCGCCCGCACCGAGGCGCCCGCCTTCCATCCCTCGCGCGGTGCCGAGGTGTTGGAGCGGTACCCCTTCCTCGCCCCGGGCGAGGAACTGCGCGAGGCCGCCGAATGGCACGGCGCCCTGGTCGGCAAGTCGCTGCCCGGCGGCACCGTCACCGCCGCCGCCTGGACCGCGCTCACCGACGAACTGATCGAACGCCTCGCCGCGCTGCCCCGGCTCGACGGTCTCTGGTACGACATCCACGGCGCCATGACCGTCGAAGGGATCGACGACGCCGAGGCCGTACTGCTGGAGCGCGTCCGCGCCACCGTCGGCCCGGACGTGATCGTCTCCACCTCGATGGACCTGCACGGCAACGTCTCCCGCGAACTGGCCCACCGCAGCGACCTGATCACCTGCTACCGCATGGCCCCGCACGAGGACCACATGGAGACCAAGGAGCGCGCCGTACGCAACCTGGTCGAGCTGCTGGTGTCCGGCGGCCCGCGCCCGGTCAAGGCGTGGGTGCCCGTCCCCGTGCTGCTGGCCGGCGAGCAGACCTCCACCCGGATCGAACCCGCGAAGAGCGTGTACGCGGCCGTCGACGAGGTCGAGGCCGCCGACGGCGTGACCGACGCCGCCATCTGGGTCGGCTACGCCTGGGCGGACGAACCCCGCAACCGCGCCGTCGTGGTCGTCACCGGCGACGACACGGCGGCGGTCTCGGCCGGGGCCGAACGCCTCGCCCGGGGCTTCTGGGACGCCCGCCACGACTTCGACTTCGTCGCCCCGACCGGCACCTACGACGAACTCCTCGACGAGGCCCTCGCCACCGACCTGCGGCCGTACTTCATCAGCGACACCGGCGACAACCCCACCGCGGGCGGCGCCGGCGACGTCACCTGGGGTCTGACCCGGCTGTTGGAACGTCCCGAGTTCCAGAAGGAGGACGGCCCGACCGTCATCTACGCCTCGGTACCCGCCCCCGCCGCGATCGAGACCGCCGTCGCCGCCGGGATCGGCGCCACCGTCACCGTCACCGCCGGCGCGGAGGTCGACGACCGGCACGCCGGCCCCGTCACCCTCACCGGCGTGGTCCACGCGATCCGGCACGGCGACCGCGACGCCGAGACCGAGGTCGTCATCCGCGTCGGCAGCGTGTACGCGATCCTCACCAGGCTGCGCAAGCCCTATCACCACGAGCACGACTTCACCGACCTCGACCTCGAACCGCGCTCCGCCGACATCGTGATCGTCAAGATCGGCTACCTGGAGCCCGAACTGTTCGACATGTCGGTCGGCTGGAAGATGGCCCTCACCCCCGGCGGTGTCGACCAGGACCTGGTGCGCCTCGGTCACCGCCGCATCCGCCGCCCGATGTTCCCCTTCGACCGTGACATGGCCGCCCCGGACCTGACGGCCCGCGTCATCCCGGCCTCCGACCAGCCGCTCACCGGGGGCGACGAGTGA
- a CDS encoding peptide ABC transporter substrate-binding protein: MFLAHTAAGRRWALVAGAAVITGALVTGCSGGGTSSSGSASSDTINYALPANFTPNWILPIGTAAHLNTNNSSISQAAWEPLIAYDGSTGKVGWNKDNSLASEAKFAPDSKSVTITLDQRHWSDGKPITSRDVEFWFNLVKADKADWASYSPGKAPDNWASFKTIDDTHFTITFDKAYNQEWMLANELSMIRPIPQHVWDKTSDSGAVSDLDHTAAGAKQVWTYLNNAAKKISGYATDPLWKTVSGPYTIKSFSTAGRVELTANAKYDGGGKANIKNVNLLPFTTTDAEENALRAGTVDYGYINATDLGQESSFKAKGYSVKPWSGWAITYMPYNFNNPAMGPVFKQLYARQAIQMSVDQTTLSKVVFNDSAVSTYGPIPQGQESSFVSSEQKNNPYPFDAVKAKKLLTDHGWAEQGGTMVCNDPGTGGNQCGAGVDKGTKFEMQVLSQSGSTVTDNMMSALQSSFAKTGIKFGIKTAPVNSVLSQAGQCTAGKSSCSWQLSFFGTAGSWYFPAYPSGDSLFATGGGSNFGSYSNADVDKLITETTTSSSNEAVQKYSAALAKDLPVIWLPEPDYQISVVKNGLGGFAQDSLANFHPAMWKWTK; encoded by the coding sequence ATGTTCCTTGCTCACACGGCCGCCGGCCGCCGCTGGGCCCTCGTCGCGGGTGCCGCCGTCATCACCGGCGCGCTGGTCACCGGCTGTTCCGGCGGCGGTACCTCGTCCTCCGGTTCGGCGTCCTCGGACACGATCAACTACGCCCTTCCCGCGAACTTCACGCCGAACTGGATCCTCCCGATCGGCACCGCCGCGCACCTGAACACCAACAACTCCTCGATATCCCAGGCCGCCTGGGAGCCGCTGATCGCGTACGACGGATCCACCGGCAAGGTCGGCTGGAACAAGGACAACTCCCTCGCCAGCGAGGCGAAGTTCGCCCCGGACAGCAAGAGCGTGACGATCACCCTCGACCAGCGTCACTGGAGCGACGGCAAGCCGATCACCTCGCGCGACGTGGAGTTCTGGTTCAACCTGGTCAAGGCCGACAAGGCGGACTGGGCCAGCTACAGCCCGGGCAAGGCGCCGGACAACTGGGCCTCCTTCAAGACGATCGACGACACGCACTTCACGATCACCTTCGACAAGGCCTACAACCAGGAGTGGATGCTCGCCAACGAGCTGAGCATGATCCGCCCCATCCCGCAGCACGTCTGGGACAAGACGAGCGACTCGGGCGCCGTCTCCGACCTGGACCACACCGCCGCCGGCGCCAAGCAGGTCTGGACGTACCTCAACAACGCCGCCAAGAAGATCTCCGGCTACGCGACCGACCCGCTGTGGAAGACGGTCAGCGGCCCGTACACCATCAAGTCGTTCTCCACCGCGGGCAGGGTCGAACTGACCGCCAACGCGAAGTACGACGGCGGCGGCAAGGCCAACATCAAGAACGTCAACCTGCTGCCGTTCACCACCACCGACGCCGAGGAGAACGCACTCCGCGCCGGCACCGTCGACTACGGTTACATCAACGCCACGGACCTGGGCCAGGAGTCGTCCTTCAAGGCCAAGGGCTACTCGGTGAAGCCGTGGAGCGGCTGGGCGATCACCTACATGCCGTACAACTTCAACAACCCCGCCATGGGACCGGTGTTCAAGCAGCTGTACGCCCGCCAGGCGATCCAGATGTCGGTGGACCAGACGACCCTCTCCAAGGTGGTCTTCAACGACAGTGCCGTCTCCACCTACGGTCCGATCCCGCAGGGCCAGGAGTCGTCCTTCGTCTCCTCCGAGCAGAAGAACAACCCGTACCCCTTCGACGCCGTCAAGGCGAAGAAGCTGCTCACCGACCACGGATGGGCCGAGCAGGGCGGCACCATGGTGTGCAACGACCCCGGCACCGGCGGCAACCAGTGTGGCGCGGGCGTCGACAAGGGCACCAAGTTCGAGATGCAGGTGCTGTCCCAGTCCGGCTCGACCGTGACCGACAACATGATGAGCGCGCTGCAGTCGTCGTTCGCGAAGACCGGCATCAAGTTCGGCATCAAGACCGCCCCGGTCAACTCCGTCCTGTCGCAGGCCGGCCAGTGCACCGCCGGCAAGTCGAGCTGCTCGTGGCAGCTCTCCTTCTTCGGCACCGCGGGCAGCTGGTACTTCCCCGCCTACCCGAGCGGTGACTCGCTCTTCGCCACCGGCGGCGGCTCCAACTTCGGCAGCTACTCCAACGCCGACGTCGACAAGCTGATCACCGAGACCACCACGTCCTCCTCGAACGAGGCGGTGCAGAAGTACAGCGCCGCACTCGCCAAGGACCTCCCCGTGATCTGGCTGCCGGAGCCCGACTACCAGATCTCCGTGGTCAAGAACGGCCTCGGCGGCTTCGCCCAGGACTCGCTCGCCAACTTCCACCCCGCCATGTGGAAGTGGACCAAGTAA